A genomic stretch from Cloacibacterium caeni includes:
- a CDS encoding isoaspartyl peptidase/L-asparaginase family protein, producing MATRRKFLKNAGILSTILALNPLKAEEILPKNKKIRKPVVLSTWRFGIQSNEEAWKVLSQGGKALDAVEKGVRLVEDDPNERSVGYGGRPDRDGRVTLDACIMDEKANIGSVASLEHIKNPISVARAVMEKTPHVMLVGDGALQFAVSQGFEKINLLTPESEKEWKDWLKTSEYKPVVNIENHDTIGMIALDEHGNLSGACTTSGMAFKMHGRVGDSPIIGAGLFVDNEVGAATATGHGEEVIRTCGSHLVVELMRQGKSPQQACEEAVKRIYKNFVNQNRNVKDTQIGFIAINKFGETGAFCLQKGFNYAVHTQENNVLIDAKSLI from the coding sequence ATGGCTACCAGAAGAAAATTTTTGAAAAATGCAGGAATTTTATCTACAATCTTGGCTTTGAATCCTTTAAAAGCCGAAGAAATTCTTCCGAAAAATAAAAAAATCAGAAAACCAGTCGTGCTTTCGACTTGGAGATTTGGGATTCAATCCAATGAAGAAGCGTGGAAAGTTCTTTCTCAAGGAGGAAAAGCTCTGGATGCTGTAGAAAAAGGCGTGAGATTGGTAGAAGACGACCCGAATGAAAGGAGTGTAGGTTACGGAGGAAGACCAGACAGAGATGGAAGAGTTACGCTAGATGCTTGTATTATGGATGAAAAAGCAAATATTGGTTCGGTAGCGTCTTTAGAACATATCAAAAATCCAATTTCTGTAGCCAGAGCTGTAATGGAAAAAACGCCTCACGTCATGTTAGTTGGTGATGGAGCTTTGCAATTTGCGGTTTCTCAAGGTTTTGAAAAAATAAATTTGCTTACACCAGAATCCGAAAAAGAATGGAAAGATTGGCTCAAAACATCAGAATATAAACCTGTGGTAAATATAGAAAACCATGACACAATTGGCATGATTGCGCTTGATGAACACGGAAATCTTTCTGGAGCGTGTACTACTTCTGGAATGGCGTTTAAAATGCATGGCAGAGTGGGAGATTCTCCAATAATTGGAGCCGGACTTTTTGTAGATAATGAAGTAGGCGCAGCAACTGCAACTGGTCATGGCGAAGAAGTGATTAGAACTTGCGGTTCGCATTTGGTGGTAGAATTAATGCGACAAGGAAAATCTCCTCAACAAGCGTGTGAAGAAGCAGTGAAGAGAATTTATAAGAATTTTGTGAATCAAAACCGTAATGTAAAAGACACTCAGATTGGTTTTATTGCCATCAATAAATTTGGTGAAACAGGAGCGTTTTGTTTGCAAAAAGGGTTCAATTACGCGGTTCACACTCAAGAAAACAATGTTTTAATTGATGCCAAAAGCTTAATTTAA
- the mtaB gene encoding tRNA (N(6)-L-threonylcarbamoyladenosine(37)-C(2))-methylthiotransferase MtaB, with the protein MENFTKKTAAFHTLGCKLNFAETSTIARQLTGAGYQKVSFDDAANVYIINTCSVTDNADKECKLHVKRAMKANPDGLVVIVGCYAQLKPEEISAIEGVDLVLGAKEKFNILSYLEDLEKTEHHAQVHSCEIEETDFFIGSYSIGDRTRAFLKVQDGCDYKCTYCTIPLARGISRSDTVENVVKNAKEIAEKDIKEIVLTGVNIGDYGKGEFGNKKHEHTFLDLVKELNKVEGIERIRISSIEPNLLKDETIDLVAESKSFVPHFHIPLQSGSDDLLKKMKRRYLTKLYSDRVSKIREVMPDAAIGVDVIVGFPGETEEKFLETYNFINELPITYLHVFTYSERENTEAVEMEGVVPIAERKKRNKMLRILSEKKKMAFYQTQLGKTLPVLWEHEEKDGKMFGFTENYVRVQKPFDASSINQIEMVKLDKIQPDGTVSISPIFEEFLAKV; encoded by the coding sequence ATGGAAAATTTCACTAAAAAAACCGCTGCTTTTCACACGCTGGGTTGCAAACTGAACTTTGCGGAAACCTCTACTATCGCCAGACAATTGACTGGTGCAGGTTACCAAAAAGTAAGTTTTGACGATGCTGCGAATGTTTATATCATCAATACCTGTTCTGTAACTGATAATGCCGACAAGGAATGTAAACTTCATGTAAAACGCGCGATGAAAGCCAATCCTGATGGTTTGGTGGTGATTGTGGGTTGTTATGCTCAACTAAAACCCGAAGAAATTTCTGCCATTGAAGGCGTAGATTTGGTTTTAGGAGCCAAAGAAAAATTCAATATTCTGAGTTACCTCGAAGATTTAGAAAAAACAGAACATCACGCCCAAGTTCACTCTTGCGAAATAGAAGAAACCGACTTTTTCATCGGAAGTTATTCTATTGGCGACAGAACCAGAGCTTTTTTGAAGGTTCAAGACGGTTGCGATTATAAATGTACCTATTGCACGATTCCTTTGGCTAGAGGAATTTCTAGAAGTGACACCGTAGAAAACGTAGTGAAAAATGCCAAAGAAATTGCCGAAAAAGACATCAAAGAAATTGTTTTGACAGGTGTAAACATTGGCGATTACGGAAAAGGTGAATTTGGCAATAAAAAACACGAACATACTTTCCTAGATTTGGTGAAAGAACTCAATAAAGTAGAGGGAATTGAAAGAATTAGAATTTCTTCTATCGAACCGAATTTACTGAAAGACGAAACCATAGATTTGGTGGCAGAAAGCAAGAGTTTTGTGCCGCATTTCCATATTCCGTTGCAAAGTGGAAGCGATGATTTGCTCAAAAAAATGAAGCGAAGATACCTCACCAAATTGTACAGCGACAGAGTTTCTAAAATTAGAGAAGTAATGCCCGATGCTGCGATTGGCGTAGATGTAATTGTAGGATTTCCGGGAGAAACTGAAGAGAAGTTTTTAGAAACCTACAACTTTATCAACGAACTGCCGATTACGTATTTACACGTTTTCACGTATTCTGAAAGAGAAAATACCGAAGCCGTAGAAATGGAAGGTGTAGTACCGATTGCAGAACGTAAAAAACGCAACAAAATGCTCAGAATTCTTTCTGAGAAAAAGAAAATGGCATTTTACCAAACGCAATTAGGAAAAACCTTGCCTGTACTTTGGGAACATGAAGAAAAAGACGGAAAAATGTTTGGCTTCACCGAAAATTATGTGCGTGTTCAGAAACCTTTTGATGCGAGTTCTATCAACCAAATAGAAATGGTGAAATTAGATAAAATTCAACCAGACGGAACGGTTTCTATCTCTCCTATTTTCGAGGAGTTTTTGGCGAAAGTGTAA
- the glgP gene encoding alpha-glucan family phosphorylase: MDFKNYQMPYSINPNYSKKVAYFSMEFAIDQALKIYSGGLGFLAGSHMRSVYNLKQDTVGIGILWKFGYYDQARNHDQTLNPVWTKKMYSFLEDTGIKFQIDIHDAPVWVKVMYLNPETFKTAPIFLLSTDVPENDHVSKTICHRLYDANESTKLAQYILLGKGGAKLLDELNLEREVYHLNEAHGLPAAFYLLKKFGGDLEKVKERLVFTTHTPEEAGNEKHNVHNCHQMSYFSGLSLEEVKKIEGQDNDQFNHSLCALRMAKIANGVSQLHGVVSNEMWGKYPGICEIKAITNAQDFKYWADKPLYNAREEREDEEFDFRKKYLKKRTFRIVADQCGKLFDSKVFTMVWARRFAGYKRADLLLQDKERFRKLLENKKYPVQIIFAGKPYPVDYAAISTFNNLVEESKNHKNMAVLTGYELSLSKSLKQGSDVWLNNPRVPREASGTSGMTASMNASVNLSTDDGWIPEFAKNGVNSFVVPQADYANMSVFDVDNYDMNQLYDILENQILPMYYERPDEWRQVVKNAMDDVKGQFNSDRMADEYYKIMYNN, from the coding sequence ATGGATTTTAAAAATTATCAGATGCCTTATAGCATCAACCCGAATTACAGCAAGAAAGTTGCGTATTTTTCGATGGAATTTGCCATTGATCAAGCATTGAAAATATACAGTGGAGGTTTAGGATTTTTGGCAGGTTCTCACATGAGAAGTGTTTATAATCTGAAGCAAGACACCGTCGGAATCGGTATTTTGTGGAAATTTGGTTATTATGACCAAGCTAGAAATCACGATCAAACGCTTAATCCAGTTTGGACTAAGAAAATGTACAGCTTCTTAGAAGATACAGGAATTAAATTCCAAATTGACATTCATGATGCACCAGTTTGGGTAAAAGTAATGTACCTGAACCCAGAAACGTTTAAAACTGCACCTATCTTTTTACTTTCTACAGATGTGCCAGAAAATGACCACGTTTCTAAAACCATCTGCCACAGATTATATGATGCTAATGAATCTACAAAATTGGCACAATACATCCTTCTAGGAAAAGGAGGAGCTAAACTTTTAGACGAATTAAACCTAGAAAGAGAAGTATATCACTTAAACGAAGCGCACGGTTTACCAGCAGCATTCTATTTGTTGAAAAAATTCGGTGGAGATTTAGAAAAAGTAAAAGAAAGATTGGTTTTCACTACGCACACTCCAGAAGAAGCAGGAAACGAAAAACACAATGTACACAATTGTCACCAAATGTCTTATTTCTCTGGCTTAAGCTTAGAAGAAGTAAAGAAAATTGAAGGACAAGATAACGACCAATTTAACCACTCATTGTGCGCTTTGAGAATGGCAAAAATTGCGAATGGAGTTTCTCAGTTACACGGTGTAGTTTCTAACGAAATGTGGGGTAAATATCCAGGAATCTGCGAAATTAAAGCCATTACCAATGCACAAGATTTCAAATATTGGGCAGATAAACCATTGTATAACGCTAGAGAAGAAAGAGAAGACGAAGAATTCGATTTCAGAAAAAAATATCTTAAAAAGAGAACTTTCAGAATTGTAGCAGACCAATGTGGTAAATTGTTTGATTCTAAAGTATTCACAATGGTTTGGGCTAGAAGATTTGCAGGATACAAAAGAGCAGATTTATTGTTACAAGACAAAGAAAGATTCAGAAAATTATTGGAAAACAAAAAATATCCAGTGCAAATTATCTTTGCAGGAAAGCCTTATCCAGTAGATTATGCAGCGATTTCTACTTTCAATAATTTGGTAGAAGAAAGTAAAAATCATAAAAACATGGCGGTTCTTACAGGTTATGAATTGTCATTAAGTAAATCTCTAAAACAAGGTTCTGATGTTTGGTTAAACAATCCAAGAGTTCCTAGAGAAGCTTCTGGTACTTCTGGTATGACGGCTTCTATGAACGCTTCAGTAAACCTTTCTACAGATGATGGTTGGATTCCAGAATTTGCAAAAAATGGCGTGAACTCTTTTGTGGTTCCACAAGCAGATTATGCGAATATGAGCGTTTTCGATGTAGACAATTATGATATGAACCAATTGTATGACATCTTAGAAAACCAAATCTTACCAATGTACTACGAAAGACCAGATGAATGGAGACAAGTAGTGAAAAATGCAATGGATGATGTAAAAGGTCAATTCAATTCTGATAGAATGGCTGATGAATATTACAAAATTATGTATAATAATTAA
- a CDS encoding cysteine dioxygenase, producing MERTMNKPLAQTLEDLKNVSADFNTVVENLFEFSFEEYNQVFKINELDIPAKTYKRFPVFNNENAVAILMLWGAENKTAIHDHKNYEGKIKVLKGELTEVYYKETKDFIEYEGAGVAIEGISFAEEMGGIHSILNNKPTLSVSLHIYKTNQLNLSGVRIFDLENKKWAILNDKAPSCTWNLPEEAFEKIYQL from the coding sequence ATGGAAAGAACAATGAATAAACCCCTAGCCCAAACTTTAGAAGACTTAAAAAATGTCTCGGCAGACTTTAATACCGTTGTAGAAAACCTATTCGAATTCAGTTTCGAAGAATACAACCAAGTTTTCAAAATCAACGAACTAGATATTCCTGCCAAAACGTATAAAAGATTCCCTGTTTTTAACAATGAAAACGCCGTAGCAATTCTCATGTTATGGGGCGCAGAAAATAAAACAGCGATTCATGACCACAAAAACTACGAGGGAAAAATAAAAGTCCTAAAAGGTGAATTAACCGAAGTATATTACAAAGAAACCAAAGATTTCATAGAATATGAAGGCGCTGGTGTAGCGATAGAAGGCATTTCTTTCGCCGAAGAAATGGGCGGAATTCACAGCATTCTGAACAATAAACCTACGCTATCGGTAAGTTTACATATTTACAAAACCAACCAACTGAACCTAAGTGGAGTTAGAATTTTCGACTTAGAAAATAAAAAATGGGCGATTCTTAATGACAAAGCACCATCATGCACTTGGAATTTACCAGAAGAAGCTTTTGAAAAAATTTATCAACTATAA